The Devosia yakushimensis genome has a segment encoding these proteins:
- a CDS encoding HesA/MoeB/ThiF family protein, with amino-acid sequence MSFSLEESRRYARHLVLKGMGGAGQQALQRARVLVVGAGGLGSPVIAYLAGAGVGALGIVDHDTVSLSNLQRQVIHTTAGIGVGKVASAAGFAGALNPHVGVVPHAERLDASNVERLVGAYDLVLDGTDNLATRRIVAGAAERLGKPLVSGAVSMFDGQVTVFAPGGPGFAALYPEDADDADLPSCEATGILGPLTGVIGTLMAMEAIKLITGIGTPLVGRVLTYDGKDARFAEFSY; translated from the coding sequence ATGAGTTTCTCGCTCGAAGAAAGCCGCCGCTATGCCCGGCACCTGGTGCTCAAGGGCATGGGCGGCGCCGGCCAGCAGGCCTTGCAACGCGCCCGCGTGCTGGTGGTGGGCGCGGGGGGCCTGGGCAGCCCCGTCATCGCCTATCTCGCGGGCGCGGGTGTCGGCGCGCTGGGCATTGTCGATCACGATACGGTTTCGCTGTCCAACCTGCAGCGGCAGGTGATCCACACCACAGCCGGGATCGGCGTGGGCAAGGTCGCCAGCGCTGCCGGATTTGCCGGGGCGCTCAACCCGCATGTGGGCGTGGTGCCCCATGCCGAGCGGCTCGACGCGAGCAATGTGGAGCGCCTGGTGGGCGCCTATGATCTGGTGCTGGACGGCACGGACAATCTTGCCACCCGCCGCATCGTGGCCGGCGCCGCAGAGCGGCTGGGCAAGCCCTTGGTCTCAGGCGCGGTCTCGATGTTTGACGGCCAGGTCACGGTATTCGCGCCGGGCGGCCCGGGCTTTGCCGCGCTTTACCCCGAAGACGCCGACGACGCCGACCTGCCAAGCTGCGAGGCCACCGGCATATTGGGCCCACTCACCGGGGTAATCGGCACGCTGATGGCCATGGAAGCCATCAAGCTCATCACCGGCATCGGCACCCCCCTGGTCGGCCGGGTGCTGACCTATGACGGCAAGGATGCGCGGTTTGCCGAGTTTTCGTATTGA
- a CDS encoding DUF2259 domain-containing protein, with translation MLSKTVKIAIGLLALMVLAQPAWAGDRAGVNFIGFSGNGAYFAFEEFGIQDGSGFAYADLYVIDMAADKWVRGTPVRIRVDNENIGLNEVRARARKQAQPVLDRLEIEMPVEVLALNGDGALGTNPGQFRFGLPGFGRDEPRGDHMLTLASHVATSPLPCADWFGMPPLGFMLSLDERVLHDETAIPESRGCAQEYRLYGVVQPLWAQAIEEAVAIIAVYPGGFEGPDRRFIAVPLGEK, from the coding sequence ATGCTGTCGAAAACCGTCAAAATCGCCATTGGCCTGCTGGCCCTCATGGTCCTGGCCCAACCCGCCTGGGCCGGGGACCGGGCCGGCGTCAATTTCATCGGCTTTTCCGGGAACGGCGCCTATTTCGCCTTCGAGGAATTCGGCATTCAGGATGGGTCGGGCTTTGCCTATGCCGATCTCTATGTGATCGACATGGCGGCCGATAAATGGGTCCGGGGCACGCCGGTCCGCATCCGGGTGGACAATGAAAATATCGGCCTCAATGAGGTCAGGGCGCGGGCGCGCAAACAGGCCCAGCCCGTGCTCGACCGGCTTGAGATCGAGATGCCGGTGGAGGTGCTGGCGCTCAATGGCGATGGCGCGCTGGGCACCAATCCGGGCCAGTTCCGGTTCGGCCTGCCCGGCTTCGGGCGCGACGAGCCGCGGGGCGATCATATGTTGACCCTGGCCAGCCACGTCGCCACCTCGCCCCTGCCCTGCGCCGACTGGTTCGGCATGCCGCCCCTGGGTTTCATGCTGTCACTGGACGAGCGCGTGCTCCATGACGAGACCGCCATTCCCGAATCGCGCGGCTGCGCCCAGGAATACCGGCTCTATGGCGTGGTGCAGCCCCTCTGGGCGCAGGCGATCGAGGAGGCCGTCGCCATTATCGCGGTCTATCCGGGGGGTTTTGAGGGACCCGACCGGCGCTTCATCGCCGTGCCGCTGGGCGAAAAATGA
- a CDS encoding DUF2259 domain-containing protein produces the protein MMAKAFMARLAAGLIVLMALMPAAQAGDRAGIDFVGFSEDGAYFAFAEFGIQEGSGFAYANLHVIELASGTEAEGMPVEIRVEDERVTIAAVRAAALEQARPLLDRLEIGHPADILALKGDGALDTDDQTLRFGRPGYGMSAPDQVYKLSLSDVSQGIEPPECAAWGERHVWGFALNLSVDGKAREVYRDSAIAESRGCPQAYRLYAVVTPFDDLAAFAPELTEVMIAIVSVYSMGFEGPDRRFVVVPLGQ, from the coding sequence ATGATGGCAAAAGCGTTCATGGCCCGATTGGCCGCCGGTCTTATTGTCCTCATGGCCCTGATGCCGGCGGCCCAGGCCGGGGACCGGGCAGGGATCGACTTCGTCGGCTTTTCCGAAGATGGCGCCTATTTCGCCTTCGCTGAGTTCGGCATCCAGGAGGGCTCGGGCTTTGCCTATGCCAATCTGCATGTGATCGAGCTGGCGAGCGGGACGGAAGCCGAGGGCATGCCGGTCGAAATCCGCGTCGAGGACGAGCGCGTGACGATTGCTGCCGTCCGGGCCGCAGCGCTGGAACAGGCCCGGCCGCTGCTGGACCGGCTGGAGATCGGCCACCCCGCCGATATCCTGGCGCTCAAGGGCGATGGCGCCTTGGACACTGACGACCAAACCCTGCGCTTTGGCCGACCCGGCTATGGCATGAGCGCGCCTGACCAGGTCTACAAATTATCGCTGTCCGATGTCAGCCAGGGCATCGAGCCGCCCGAATGCGCCGCCTGGGGCGAGCGTCATGTCTGGGGCTTTGCCCTCAACCTCAGCGTGGATGGCAAAGCGCGCGAGGTCTATCGCGACAGTGCCATTGCCGAAAGCCGGGGCTGCCCGCAGGCCTATAGGCTCTATGCCGTGGTGACCCCGTTCGATGATCTGGCGGCCTTTGCACCGGAGCTGACCGAGGTCATGATCGCCATTGTCTCGGTCTATTCCATGGGCTTTGAAGGACCGGACCGGCGCTTTGTCGTGGTGCCCCTGGGCCAGTAG
- the dut gene encoding dUTP diphosphatase, with protein MAERGSVEIKILDPRLQQWGLPRYQTEMAGAVDLHACLDRPILVAAQEAPVLVPSGFAMLMGDPGMAAMIIPRSGAGHRRGLVLGNSVGLIDADYTAEIMISVWNRNPPGHDPIEIVPGERIAQMIFVPVLRPSFALVEQFSRSTERGGGGFGSTGTGL; from the coding sequence ATGGCGGAGCGCGGCAGCGTCGAAATCAAGATACTCGATCCCCGGCTGCAGCAATGGGGCCTGCCGCGCTACCAGACCGAAATGGCCGGCGCCGTCGACCTGCATGCCTGCCTCGACAGACCCATTCTGGTGGCCGCGCAGGAAGCGCCCGTGCTGGTGCCCTCGGGCTTTGCCATGCTGATGGGCGATCCGGGCATGGCCGCCATGATCATTCCCCGTTCGGGCGCGGGCCATAGACGCGGATTGGTGCTGGGCAATAGCGTGGGTCTGATCGATGCCGATTACACGGCCGAGATCATGATCAGCGTCTGGAACCGCAATCCGCCGGGGCACGACCCCATCGAAATCGTGCCGGGCGAGCGAATCGCCCAGATGATCTTCGTGCCGGTGCTGCGCCCAAGCTTCGCCCTGGTCGAGCAATTCAGCCGCAGCACCGAGCGCGGTGGCGGCGGGTTCGGCTCGACGGGTACGGGTCTCTAG
- a CDS encoding MarR family winged helix-turn-helix transcriptional regulator, with the protein MIELNKSSPDKAELIGKLGVLIVRWQEATQRYDETVGEIFQLGPAERLCLSFLTSGPQTASAIARATRLTPAAVTALVDRLEARNFVRRRPDPLDRRKVLVEAADATEALIAQVYQPLAQAGAQIYEKRGIAELLLVAEVLEETIALQDGMTEKLLARPKEG; encoded by the coding sequence ATGATCGAACTAAATAAGTCAAGTCCGGACAAGGCCGAGCTGATCGGCAAGCTTGGCGTGCTGATCGTGCGCTGGCAGGAGGCGACGCAGCGCTATGACGAGACGGTGGGCGAGATTTTCCAGCTCGGTCCCGCCGAAAGGCTATGCCTGAGCTTTCTCACCAGCGGGCCGCAAACGGCCAGCGCCATTGCCCGGGCCACCCGGCTCACCCCCGCGGCGGTGACGGCTCTGGTCGATCGGCTGGAAGCGCGGAATTTTGTCCGCCGCCGCCCCGATCCGCTCGACCGGCGCAAAGTGCTGGTGGAAGCGGCTGATGCCACCGAAGCGCTCATCGCCCAGGTCTATCAGCCGCTGGCCCAGGCCGGCGCGCAGATCTACGAAAAGCGCGGCATCGCAGAATTGCTGCTGGTTGCCGAAGTGCTGGAGGAAACCATCGCTTTGCAGGACGGCATGACCGAGAAATTGCTGGCGCGGCCCAAGGAGGGGTGA
- a CDS encoding FAD-dependent monooxygenase has protein sequence MKTPIAIVGAGFAGLALAIALARKGYSPLVIEKRSEQQLADEGIFVTLAPNGMNALRGLGLADKARAAGVETRGIAFYNEHGRALGALDYNRHAKRFAAPSVTIRRGALGTVLLEAARAEAVAIRFGAAVEAVEETGSEVIVTTANGTKDSFDMLIAADGLRSAVRRLVMPGLPAPIYNGLQGSGGIVDVPELPPTDGRMRMTFGEKAFFGYIKEAGGPVYWFDTFPSADESRVETANGEDVLRLLADLHRTDPEVNRRIIAATDPATIRIYPDYDIPSLPRWSTDRVVLIGDAAHAVTPHSGQGASMALEDALVLAAAIEAEARPANAFARFESLRRARVEAAVRLGRQGGAPKKAQGWLALRLRDLLLPLFVPLGQKAQEQLFAYRADLNPLSPPV, from the coding sequence ATGAAAACACCGATTGCCATTGTCGGCGCAGGTTTTGCCGGATTGGCGCTGGCCATCGCGCTCGCCCGCAAGGGCTATTCCCCGCTCGTCATCGAGAAGCGGAGCGAACAGCAGCTTGCCGATGAGGGGATTTTCGTGACCCTGGCGCCCAACGGCATGAATGCCCTGCGCGGGCTGGGCCTCGCCGACAAGGCCCGAGCGGCCGGTGTCGAAACCCGCGGCATCGCCTTTTACAACGAACATGGCCGCGCCCTGGGTGCGCTCGATTATAACAGGCATGCCAAACGTTTCGCCGCTCCCTCGGTGACCATCCGCCGTGGCGCGCTGGGCACCGTCCTGCTCGAGGCGGCGCGGGCCGAAGCCGTGGCCATTCGCTTTGGCGCCGCCGTCGAGGCCGTCGAGGAGACCGGCTCCGAGGTCATCGTGACCACGGCCAATGGCACGAAGGACAGCTTTGACATGCTCATCGCCGCCGATGGGCTGCGCTCCGCCGTGCGCCGGCTGGTCATGCCCGGCCTGCCCGCGCCCATCTATAATGGCCTGCAGGGCAGCGGTGGCATTGTCGATGTGCCCGAGTTGCCCCCGACGGATGGGCGCATGCGCATGACCTTCGGAGAGAAGGCGTTTTTCGGCTATATCAAGGAGGCGGGCGGGCCGGTCTATTGGTTCGATACCTTCCCTTCCGCCGATGAAAGCCGGGTCGAGACCGCCAATGGCGAGGATGTCCTGCGCCTGCTGGCCGATCTGCACCGGACCGATCCCGAGGTCAATCGGCGCATCATCGCGGCCACCGACCCCGCCACCATCCGCATCTATCCCGATTACGATATCCCCAGCCTCCCCCGCTGGTCGACCGACAGGGTCGTGCTGATCGGGGACGCCGCCCATGCCGTCACGCCCCATTCCGGCCAGGGCGCCTCCATGGCGCTGGAAGATGCGCTGGTGCTGGCCGCCGCCATCGAGGCCGAGGCAAGGCCCGCCAATGCCTTCGCCCGCTTTGAATCGCTGCGCCGCGCGCGGGTCGAGGCGGCGGTGCGCTTGGGCCGGCAGGGCGGCGCGCCCAAAAAGGCCCAGGGCTGGCTCGCCCTGCGCCTGCGCGACCTGCTGCTGCCGCTTTTCGTGCCGCTGGGGCAAAAAGCCCAGGAGCAATTGTTTGCCTATCGGGCCGACCTCAACCCGCTATCCCCGCCCGTCTGA
- the ubiB gene encoding 2-polyprenylphenol 6-hydroxylase: MLISAYFRLIRAGYVLAREGALSIVSAKDLPGPLKLGIWLGRLIERPSVRKTGHVERLNKALNRLGPTYVKFGQTLATRPDVVGPEIANDLAGLQDKMDPFDPALVPGILSAALDGKAAELTELSPPIAAASIAQVHRARLKPANGLPRTVAVKILRPGVSQRFMADIESYYAGAALAERFVRSTKRLKPTQVVETLDRSARLELDLRLEAAAISEMAENIKDDSGFVIPSVSWDHVAQNVLTTSWVEGIPIRDHEALDAAGVDRKALAAKVLQSFLRHAIRDGFFHADMHPGNLFADPRTGDVIAVDFGIMGRINRRERRFLADILYGFITRNYRLVAERHFDIGYVPKDQSVDDFALAIRSIGEPLHGRTAQDISMARVLGQLFVITDLFNMQTRPELVLLQKSMVLVEGVARALDPALDIWTVAEPVVGDWLRKEEGPLGRVQDIKDQISIFAEAAQRVPVILGQAELALADYHANKRPPDRLMRWALVLAAAAGTIFFAVATVRVLLLGS, from the coding sequence ATGCTGATCTCCGCCTATTTCCGGCTGATCCGGGCCGGCTATGTGCTGGCGCGCGAGGGAGCGCTGTCGATTGTTTCGGCCAAGGACCTGCCGGGTCCGCTCAAGCTCGGCATCTGGCTGGGGCGGTTGATCGAGCGGCCCAGCGTGCGCAAGACGGGGCATGTGGAACGTCTCAACAAGGCGCTCAACCGGCTGGGGCCGACCTATGTCAAATTCGGCCAGACCCTGGCCACCCGCCCCGATGTGGTGGGCCCCGAGATCGCCAATGACCTGGCGGGCCTGCAGGACAAGATGGACCCGTTCGATCCGGCGCTGGTGCCCGGTATTCTGAGCGCGGCGCTGGATGGTAAGGCGGCCGAGCTGACCGAATTGAGCCCGCCCATTGCGGCGGCTTCCATCGCCCAGGTGCATCGCGCCCGCCTCAAGCCGGCCAATGGCCTGCCGCGCACCGTCGCGGTCAAGATCTTGCGGCCGGGCGTGAGCCAGCGCTTCATGGCCGATATCGAGAGTTATTATGCCGGTGCGGCTTTGGCCGAGCGTTTCGTGCGCTCGACCAAAAGGCTCAAACCGACCCAGGTGGTGGAAACGCTGGACCGGTCGGCCCGGCTCGAACTCGACCTGCGGCTCGAAGCGGCGGCCATTTCCGAGATGGCCGAGAATATCAAGGACGATAGCGGCTTCGTCATCCCAAGTGTCTCCTGGGATCATGTGGCGCAGAATGTGCTGACCACCAGCTGGGTGGAAGGCATTCCGATCCGCGATCACGAAGCGCTCGACGCAGCCGGGGTGGATCGGAAGGCGCTGGCGGCAAAAGTGCTGCAGAGCTTTCTGCGCCATGCCATTCGCGACGGCTTTTTCCATGCCGACATGCATCCGGGGAACCTTTTTGCCGATCCGCGTACGGGCGACGTGATCGCGGTGGATTTCGGCATTATGGGGCGCATCAACCGGCGGGAGCGCCGGTTCCTCGCCGATATCCTTTATGGCTTCATCACCCGCAATTATCGCCTCGTGGCCGAGCGCCATTTCGATATCGGCTATGTGCCCAAGGACCAGTCGGTCGACGACTTCGCCCTGGCCATCCGCTCCATCGGCGAACCGCTGCATGGCCGCACGGCGCAGGATATTTCCATGGCCCGGGTGCTGGGCCAGCTCTTTGTCATCACCGACCTCTTCAACATGCAGACACGGCCCGAACTGGTGCTGCTGCAGAAATCCATGGTGCTGGTGGAGGGTGTGGCGCGGGCGCTCGATCCGGCACTCGATATCTGGACCGTGGCCGAGCCCGTGGTGGGCGATTGGCTGCGCAAGGAAGAGGGTCCGCTGGGCCGGGTGCAGGATATCAAGGACCAGATTTCGATCTTTGCCGAGGCGGCGCAGCGGGTGCCTGTCATTCTGGGCCAGGCCGAGCTGGCGCTCGCCGACTACCACGCCAATAAGCGCCCGCCCGACCGGCTGATGCGCTGGGCACTGGTGCTGGCGGCGGCGGCGGGCACGATCTTTTTCGCGGTGGCGACGGTGCGCGTGCTGCTTCTCGGCTCCTGA
- the ubiE gene encoding bifunctional demethylmenaquinone methyltransferase/2-methoxy-6-polyprenyl-1,4-benzoquinol methylase UbiE: protein MNKARETTHFGEQTVALEDKQGLVNKVFHDVADRYDLMNDLMSGGIHRIWKDAMVADLAPPKTGSRPYKVLDMAGGTGDVAERIINASVGYAEVVVSDINADMLRVGAERAKGWRFPAQASFVEANAEELPFPDNSFDAYTIAFGIRNVPRIQQALGEAHRVLKRGGRILVLEFSQVDVPGFDAVYKAFSDRVIPPMGRMVTGDGQPYQYLVESIRKFPSPPMFSGMLAEAGFKRVKHTPYTGNVAALFSGWKI, encoded by the coding sequence ATGAATAAGGCACGCGAGACCACCCATTTCGGCGAGCAGACCGTGGCGCTCGAGGACAAGCAGGGCCTGGTCAACAAGGTGTTTCACGATGTGGCCGACCGCTATGACCTGATGAACGACCTGATGAGCGGGGGCATTCACCGCATCTGGAAGGATGCCATGGTGGCCGATCTCGCCCCGCCCAAGACCGGCTCGCGGCCCTATAAGGTGCTCGACATGGCGGGCGGCACCGGGGACGTGGCCGAGCGCATCATCAATGCCTCGGTGGGCTATGCCGAGGTCGTGGTCTCCGACATCAATGCCGATATGCTGCGCGTGGGCGCCGAGCGGGCCAAGGGCTGGCGCTTTCCGGCGCAGGCCAGTTTCGTTGAGGCCAATGCCGAGGAGCTGCCTTTTCCCGACAATAGTTTTGACGCCTATACGATCGCCTTTGGCATCCGCAATGTGCCGCGCATCCAACAGGCGCTGGGCGAGGCGCATCGCGTGCTCAAGCGCGGCGGGCGCATTCTGGTGCTGGAATTTTCCCAGGTCGACGTGCCGGGCTTTGACGCGGTCTACAAGGCGTTTTCCGACCGGGTGATCCCGCCCATGGGCAGGATGGTAACCGGGGACGGGCAGCCCTATCAGTACCTCGTGGAATCGATCCGCAAATTCCCCAGCCCGCCGATGTTTTCGGGAATGCTGGCAGAGGCCGGGTTCAAGCGGGTCAAGCACACCCCCTATACCGGCAATGTGGCGGCGCTGTTTTCGGGATGGAAGATTTAG
- the mutM gene encoding bifunctional DNA-formamidopyrimidine glycosylase/DNA-(apurinic or apyrimidinic site) lyase, translating to MPELPEVETVRRGLEPWIDGATIDRVTLNRPDLRFPFPKDLKPALEGQKITSVGRRAKYLLIGLSNGKTVLSHLGMTGSYRFAEHGIDKPPRYYEVEPTPKHDHMVWDISHPKHGKSHLIYADPRRFGFVDLFDHVEDSPYLKGLGPEPLGNDFNADEMAAKFKGKKTPIKAALLDQRVVAGLGNIYVAEALHRAHILPTVLAGSLVTVKGKPKPVLEDLAHAVRQVLVEAIEVGGSTLRDFRNAEGGSGYFQHRFAVYDREGEPCPTPMCTGTVQRIVQSGRSTFFCPVCQKKV from the coding sequence ATGCCCGAACTGCCCGAGGTCGAAACCGTCCGGCGTGGACTTGAACCCTGGATCGATGGGGCCACCATCGACCGCGTCACCCTCAACCGCCCCGACTTGCGCTTTCCCTTTCCCAAGGATCTGAAGCCGGCGCTTGAGGGGCAAAAAATCACCTCGGTCGGTCGGCGCGCCAAATATCTGCTGATCGGCCTTTCCAATGGCAAGACAGTGCTCAGCCATCTGGGCATGACCGGCAGCTATCGCTTTGCCGAACACGGCATCGACAAGCCGCCGCGCTATTATGAGGTCGAGCCCACCCCCAAGCACGACCACATGGTCTGGGACATTTCCCACCCCAAGCATGGCAAGAGCCATCTCATCTATGCCGATCCGCGCCGCTTCGGCTTTGTCGATCTCTTCGACCATGTCGAGGACAGCCCCTATCTCAAGGGCCTGGGCCCCGAGCCGCTGGGCAATGATTTCAATGCCGACGAGATGGCGGCAAAATTCAAGGGCAAGAAGACCCCGATCAAGGCGGCTTTGCTCGATCAGCGCGTGGTGGCGGGCCTGGGCAATATCTATGTCGCCGAAGCCCTGCACCGCGCCCATATCCTGCCCACCGTCCTGGCCGGCTCTCTGGTCACCGTCAAGGGCAAGCCCAAGCCGGTGCTCGAAGACCTCGCCCATGCCGTGCGGCAGGTGCTGGTCGAAGCCATCGAAGTGGGCGGCTCCACCCTGCGCGACTTCCGCAATGCCGAAGGCGGCTCGGGCTATTTCCAGCACCGCTTTGCCGTCTACGACCGGGAAGGCGAGCCTTGTCCCACGCCAATGTGTACCGGCACGGTACAGCGCATCGTGCAATCGGGCCGGTCGACGTTTTTCTGTCCGGTGTGCCAGAAGAAGGTGTGA
- the rpsT gene encoding 30S ribosomal protein S20, translating to MANTPSAKKATRKIEARTAVNKSRRSRVRTFIRKVEEAIVAGDHAVAFAALKAAEPEINRAATKGIVHANLAARKVSRLNNRVKALA from the coding sequence ATGGCCAATACGCCGTCAGCCAAAAAGGCTACCCGCAAGATCGAAGCCCGCACCGCGGTCAACAAGTCGCGCCGTTCGCGCGTCCGCACCTTCATCCGCAAGGTTGAAGAAGCCATCGTGGCCGGCGATCATGCCGTGGCCTTCGCGGCCCTCAAGGCTGCCGAGCCCGAGATCAACCGCGCAGCCACCAAGGGCATTGTTCATGCCAATCTGGCGGCCCGCAAGGTCTCCCGCCTCAATAACCGCGTCAAGGCTCTCGCCTGA
- the dnaA gene encoding chromosomal replication initiator protein DnaA — MMRQTAGRDDWGNPGLPSTSSTLKGEMSLMTTSGSEAQRDLFNRVRARLKAAVGEDVFTSWFARLELEEIVDDLVHLSAPTRFLCSWVQSNYSDRIVEAFRQDMEEVSRLQVTLRVNGQATKKLAAPVVEAAPSSDTAAPAAAAAPQAPATPRLVRDNSASKGDALAGSAIDQRMTFETFVPGAANEMAFGVAKQIAHAAANNSVTFNPVYIHSTVGLGKSHLLNAIAHAVQSADASKNIVYLTADHFMYHFITAVQRQSALGFKEWLRRVDLLLIDDMQFLQGKSATEFGHTLGTLLTGAKQVVVAGDAPPRDLEMIDERIRSRLSGGLVVPITGFDIELRRAIVQRRADQATARYGMHFPVPVIDYVSRAVVSHGRDLDGAVNRLVAANQLTGELITVPLAEKTLADLIRARDAKRVRIEDILKIVSRHYKVPRNELLSARRSRDVVRPRQIAMFLAKALTSRSLPEIGRRFGGRDHTTVLHSVRKVESMMKDDIELCQEIELLKRMLEE; from the coding sequence ATGATGCGACAGACCGCCGGACGGGATGATTGGGGAAATCCCGGCCTGCCCTCCACCTCCTCGACACTCAAAGGCGAAATGTCCCTCATGACCACCTCTGGCTCCGAAGCGCAGCGCGACCTCTTCAATCGGGTGCGCGCTCGCCTCAAGGCTGCCGTTGGCGAAGATGTCTTCACTTCCTGGTTCGCCCGGCTCGAGCTCGAGGAAATCGTCGACGATCTGGTGCATCTGTCCGCGCCCACGCGCTTCCTCTGCTCCTGGGTGCAGTCCAATTATTCCGACCGGATCGTGGAAGCCTTCCGCCAGGATATGGAAGAGGTGAGCCGTCTCCAGGTCACCCTGCGCGTCAATGGCCAGGCCACCAAGAAACTGGCCGCCCCCGTCGTTGAAGCCGCTCCCAGCTCCGATACGGCCGCTCCCGCCGCCGCTGCTGCCCCCCAGGCGCCCGCCACGCCGCGCCTGGTGCGCGACAATAGCGCGTCCAAGGGCGATGCCCTGGCCGGCAGCGCCATCGACCAGCGCATGACGTTCGAGACCTTCGTGCCCGGCGCGGCCAATGAAATGGCCTTTGGCGTCGCCAAGCAGATCGCCCATGCCGCGGCCAATAACAGCGTGACCTTCAACCCGGTCTATATTCATTCCACGGTCGGCCTGGGCAAATCCCACCTGCTCAACGCCATTGCCCATGCGGTGCAATCGGCCGATGCGAGCAAGAACATCGTCTATCTCACCGCCGACCATTTCATGTACCATTTCATTACCGCCGTGCAGCGCCAGTCCGCGCTCGGCTTCAAGGAATGGCTGCGCCGGGTCGATCTGCTGCTGATCGATGACATGCAATTCCTGCAGGGCAAATCGGCCACCGAATTCGGCCATACCCTGGGCACGCTCCTGACTGGCGCCAAGCAGGTCGTGGTGGCCGGCGACGCCCCCCCGCGCGATCTCGAAATGATCGACGAGCGCATCCGCTCGCGCCTCTCGGGCGGCCTTGTCGTGCCGATTACCGGCTTTGACATCGAATTGCGCCGCGCCATCGTCCAGCGCCGCGCCGACCAGGCCACCGCCCGCTACGGCATGCATTTCCCCGTTCCGGTCATCGATTATGTCTCGCGTGCCGTGGTCAGCCATGGCCGCGATCTCGACGGCGCCGTCAATCGCCTCGTCGCCGCCAACCAGCTGACCGGCGAATTGATCACCGTGCCCCTGGCCGAAAAGACCCTGGCCGACCTGATCCGCGCTCGCGACGCCAAGCGCGTCCGCATCGAGGACATTCTCAAGATCGTCAGCCGCCATTATAAAGTGCCGCGCAACGAATTGCTCTCTGCCCGCCGCAGCCGCGACGTGGTCCGCCCGCGCCAGATCGCCATGTTCCTGGCCAAGGCGCTGACCTCCCGCTCCCTGCCCGAAATCGGCCGCCGCTTTGGCGGGCGCGATCACACCACGGTCCTTCATTCGGTCCGCAAGGTGGAATCCATGATGAAGGACGATATCGAGCTCTGCCAGGAGATCGAGCTCCTCAAGCGCATGCTGGAAGAATAG
- the dnaN gene encoding DNA polymerase III subunit beta yields MKVTLERNHLLKSLSHVHRVVERRNTYPILANVLFKAAEDRVELRATDLDIEVTEAVPAMVSTPGTTTVPAHTLYEIVRKLSDGAEVRLETDGGENMVLTSGRSRFNLACLSPDSFPDLKSGSFGHEFSIAASALRELIERTQFAISNEETRYYLNGIYFHAVENSASGTLLRAVATDGHRMARAEIEAPTGAKGMPGIIVPKKTVGEVQKLLDGAEGEVKVEVSDTKIRFTVGPVVLLSKLIEGTFPDYDRVTPKNNDKQMNVDRASFATAVDRVSTIASDRGGKAVKLQAKDGLLELSVTNPDHGTASEELAVEFDTDGFEIGFNARYLLDIIGQIRSESAIFMFNDAGSPTLVKDEGETKALYVLMPMRV; encoded by the coding sequence ATGAAAGTCACGCTCGAACGCAATCATCTGCTCAAGTCGCTGAGCCATGTGCATCGCGTGGTCGAGCGGCGCAACACCTATCCCATCCTCGCCAATGTGCTGTTCAAGGCCGCCGAGGACCGGGTGGAGCTGCGCGCTACCGACCTCGATATCGAGGTGACCGAGGCTGTCCCGGCCATGGTCTCCACTCCGGGCACCACCACGGTTCCCGCCCATACGCTGTATGAAATCGTCCGCAAGCTATCCGACGGCGCCGAAGTGCGCCTCGAAACCGATGGCGGCGAGAACATGGTTCTCACCTCGGGCCGCTCGCGCTTTAACCTGGCCTGCCTCAGCCCCGATAGCTTCCCCGATCTCAAGTCCGGCAGCTTCGGCCATGAATTTTCCATCGCCGCCTCCGCGCTGCGCGAATTGATCGAGCGCACGCAATTCGCCATCTCCAATGAGGAGACGCGCTATTATCTGAACGGCATCTATTTCCACGCCGTCGAAAACTCCGCCTCCGGCACCCTGCTGCGCGCCGTCGCCACCGACGGTCACCGCATGGCCCGCGCTGAAATCGAAGCGCCCACCGGCGCCAAGGGCATGCCCGGCATTATCGTGCCGAAAAAGACCGTCGGCGAAGTGCAAAAACTGCTCGATGGCGCCGAGGGCGAGGTCAAGGTCGAAGTCTCCGACACCAAGATCCGCTTCACCGTCGGTCCCGTCGTGCTGCTATCCAAGCTCATCGAAGGCACCTTCCCCGATTACGATCGGGTGACGCCCAAGAACAACGACAAGCAGATGAATGTCGATCGGGCCAGCTTCGCTACGGCCGTCGACCGCGTCTCGACCATTGCCTCCGATCGCGGCGGCAAGGCCGTCAAGCTCCAGGCCAAGGATGGCCTGCTCGAACTCTCGGTCACCAATCCCGACCACGGCACCGCCAGCGAAGAACTCGCCGTCGAATTCGACACCGACGGCTTCGAAATCGGTTTCAACGCGCGCTATCTGCTCGACATAATCGGGCAGATCCGCAGCGAAAGCGCCATCTTCATGTTCAACGACGCCGGCTCCCCCACGCTGGTCAAGGACGAAGGCGAGACCAAGGCGCTCTACGTCCTGATGCCGATGCGGGTTTAG